One Thermodesulfobacteriota bacterium genomic region harbors:
- a CDS encoding ABC transporter permease encodes MTEKTSVGYWGSVWRKFKKDRLAFSALVVILLLLFVAVFESFLAGNKPIVLKYEGNYYFPVLFRYPEFFGTDFKELGKNLAPGDFAIFPPVRYSPTENNLLEILNPPSGEHLFGTDDRGRDVLARMIYGARISLSIGFIAVGISAVIGIILGGIAGYYGGTTDFIVSRLFEVMMTFPVFFLILTILAFRDPSIYNIMIVIGATSWTGVARLIRGEFLKLRKFEYVEAAVALGGNDFRVMMKHMLPNGLAPVLVDSTFGIAGAILVESGLSFLGFGVPPPDPSWGDVLSQSQRYVDFAWWLVLFPGAAIFLTVTAFNLLGEGFRNSIDPKFTGGG; translated from the coding sequence GTGACGGAGAAAACGAGCGTCGGATACTGGGGGAGTGTGTGGAGGAAATTCAAAAAGGACAGGCTGGCCTTCTCCGCCCTCGTCGTGATACTTCTCCTCCTGTTCGTAGCGGTATTCGAGAGCTTCCTCGCGGGCAACAAGCCCATAGTCCTCAAATACGAGGGGAATTACTATTTCCCTGTCCTCTTCCGCTATCCCGAGTTCTTCGGGACCGATTTCAAGGAGTTGGGCAAGAATCTCGCTCCGGGAGACTTCGCTATATTCCCGCCCGTGAGATACAGCCCCACCGAGAACAACCTGCTCGAGATACTTAACCCTCCCTCGGGCGAGCACCTCTTCGGCACGGACGACAGGGGCAGGGACGTGCTCGCGCGGATGATATACGGGGCTAGGATCTCGCTCTCGATAGGGTTCATCGCCGTGGGTATATCAGCGGTGATAGGCATAATACTCGGCGGCATAGCGGGGTATTACGGAGGGACGACAGATTTTATAGTATCGCGCCTATTCGAGGTGATGATGACGTTCCCGGTCTTCTTCCTCATACTGACGATACTCGCCTTCAGGGACCCGAGCATATATAACATAATGATAGTGATAGGCGCTACGAGCTGGACCGGCGTCGCGCGCCTCATCAGGGGGGAGTTCCTCAAGCTCCGGAAGTTCGAATACGTCGAGGCCGCGGTCGCGTTAGGCGGCAACGACTTCAGGGTCATGATGAAGCACATGCTCCCCAACGGTCTCGCCCCCGTGCTCGTCGACTCGACTTTCGGGATCGCAGGCGCGATACTGGTAGAGTCGGGGTTGAGCTTCCTCGGCTTCGGGGTGCCTCCTCCCGACCCGAGCTGGGGGGACGTGCTTTCGCAGTCGCAGCGTTACGTCGATTTCGCCTGGTGGCTTGTCCTATTCCCCGGCGCGGCTATATTTTTGACTGTGACGGCGTTCAACCTCCTGGGCGAAGGGTTCAGGAACTCCATAGACCCCAAGTTCACGGGGGGCGGATGA
- a CDS encoding ABC transporter permease, which produces MRDYIIKRLVLLIPTLLGITIITFFIIQLAPGNPVERKLQLEEGIKSEAITKEIVEETKRLYGLDKPIYVRYWIWLKQIATLDFGRSYKDHRPVIDKIAERLPITITLNFISIVLIYLTAIPIGVYAAVRHGTAGERASTFLLFILYSIPSFWMAMILIFFLGGGEYWNVFPVYGILSPGAENYPFPEKAVNFLWHIVLPVFCLTYGSLAYLSRFQKGSLLEVLREDYVRTASAKGLPRHKVILKHALRNALIPIITILAGILPAMIGGSVIIETIFSIPGIGQLGFESVLARDYPMIMAIATISAFLTLIGILISDLVYVLVDPRISFGGRR; this is translated from the coding sequence ATGAGAGACTATATAATCAAGCGACTCGTACTGCTCATACCCACGCTCCTCGGGATAACGATAATCACGTTCTTCATTATCCAGCTCGCCCCCGGGAACCCCGTCGAGAGGAAGCTCCAGCTGGAAGAAGGCATAAAGTCGGAGGCTATTACGAAGGAGATAGTCGAGGAGACGAAGAGGCTCTACGGACTCGACAAGCCCATATACGTAAGATACTGGATATGGTTAAAGCAGATAGCCACTCTCGACTTCGGACGGTCGTATAAAGACCACCGCCCCGTCATAGATAAAATAGCGGAGCGTCTCCCCATCACTATCACGCTCAACTTTATATCGATAGTCCTCATATATCTGACTGCCATACCCATAGGGGTTTACGCGGCCGTCAGGCACGGGACGGCCGGCGAAAGGGCGAGCACGTTCCTTCTTTTCATCCTCTATTCCATACCCAGCTTCTGGATGGCGATGATACTTATTTTCTTTCTCGGCGGGGGGGAGTACTGGAACGTCTTCCCCGTTTACGGGATACTCTCGCCGGGTGCGGAGAATTATCCCTTCCCCGAGAAGGCGGTCAATTTCCTCTGGCACATAGTCCTTCCCGTGTTCTGCCTCACTTACGGGAGCCTCGCCTACCTTTCGAGGTTCCAGAAGGGGAGCCTCCTCGAGGTGCTCAGGGAAGATTACGTGAGGACGGCCTCGGCCAAGGGCCTTCCCAGGCATAAGGTCATACTCAAGCATGCGCTGAGAAACGCGCTCATACCTATAATAACCATACTCGCCGGAATACTCCCCGCGATGATAGGCGGGAGCGTCATCATAGAGACGATATTCTCAATACCGGGGATAGGCCAGCTCGGGTTCGAGTCGGTGCTCGCCCGCGATTACCCGATGATAATGGCTATAGCTACTATATCGGCGTTCCTCACACTCATAGGGATACTGATATCGGACCTAGTCTACGTGCTCGTAGACCCCAGGATAAGCTTCGGGGGCAGAAGGTGA
- a CDS encoding peptide-binding protein, with translation MKRILLSAFLGIAIISGLLSCKSGEEKNETAPAESASDKTATGPVEGDWLIYHLSAEPATLNPITATDAYEGIITGGNVYETLVKRDNATLELKPLLAESWTISDDKLTYTFKIREGIKWQDGVPFTADDIVYSYKTIMDPKVDAPQLRSYYQEIKDVEAIDEHTVKFTYARPYFLALEFCGGIPIVPRHIFEKGDFNTNPAGRAPVGTGPFRFVKWTTGREIVLEKNPDYWGEKPHINKIVFRIITDPSVALQVLKREELDVASLTPIQWEMQTGSPDFEKNFDKFSYYTPNYSYIGWNSARPFFSDKRVRRAMTHLVNRELILNKIMFDLGAVVTNPFYINSPEYDKDIKPIPYDPARAKSLLEEAGWTDHDGDGIRDKDGVKFAFEFLIPGGSETGEKIATILKEELDKMGIKMDIRKTEWAVFTTRLNERKFDAVTLAWSMGVESDPYQIWSSTQAESGSNFVGFKNAEADRLIEQARQEFDRQKRIELYRKFSEIVNDQQPYTFLFCRKATVAVAKRFENVTVYPLGVDPIEWYVPQELHRYAE, from the coding sequence GTGAAGAGAATACTGCTATCAGCGTTCCTGGGAATTGCCATAATATCCGGACTCCTGTCGTGCAAATCCGGGGAAGAGAAAAATGAAACCGCACCGGCGGAATCCGCATCGGACAAAACCGCGACCGGGCCCGTCGAGGGCGACTGGCTCATTTACCACCTTAGTGCGGAGCCCGCGACGCTCAACCCCATCACGGCGACAGACGCCTACGAGGGGATAATAACGGGGGGCAATGTGTACGAAACGCTCGTCAAACGGGACAACGCGACACTCGAACTAAAACCGCTCCTGGCCGAGTCCTGGACGATATCGGACGACAAGCTCACGTACACGTTCAAAATAAGGGAGGGGATCAAGTGGCAGGACGGCGTACCGTTCACCGCCGATGACATCGTGTACTCCTACAAGACCATTATGGACCCGAAAGTCGACGCACCGCAGCTCCGGAGCTACTACCAGGAGATAAAGGACGTGGAGGCGATAGACGAGCACACGGTGAAGTTCACTTACGCGAGGCCCTACTTCCTCGCGCTCGAGTTCTGCGGCGGAATCCCCATAGTGCCCAGGCACATTTTCGAAAAGGGGGACTTCAACACGAACCCCGCGGGAAGGGCTCCCGTAGGCACGGGCCCGTTCAGGTTCGTGAAGTGGACGACCGGGAGAGAGATAGTGCTCGAAAAGAACCCCGACTACTGGGGGGAAAAACCTCACATCAATAAAATCGTGTTCAGGATTATCACCGACCCCTCCGTCGCTCTCCAGGTGCTTAAAAGGGAGGAGCTCGACGTCGCGAGCCTCACCCCCATACAGTGGGAGATGCAGACGGGCTCCCCCGATTTCGAAAAGAACTTCGACAAGTTTAGCTACTACACGCCCAACTACAGCTACATAGGATGGAACTCGGCGAGGCCTTTTTTCTCCGACAAGCGCGTCAGGAGGGCCATGACTCACCTCGTGAACCGGGAGCTTATATTGAACAAAATTATGTTCGACCTCGGGGCCGTGGTCACGAACCCCTTTTACATAAACAGCCCCGAATACGATAAGGACATAAAGCCCATCCCTTACGACCCCGCGCGGGCCAAGTCGCTCCTCGAAGAGGCAGGCTGGACCGACCACGACGGCGACGGTATAAGGGATAAGGACGGGGTGAAGTTCGCGTTCGAGTTCCTTATACCGGGCGGCTCCGAAACGGGTGAGAAGATAGCTACCATACTCAAGGAAGAGCTCGACAAGATGGGGATAAAAATGGACATACGGAAGACCGAATGGGCGGTATTTACGACCAGGCTCAACGAAAGGAAATTCGACGCGGTCACTCTCGCCTGGTCGATGGGCGTCGAGTCCGACCCATATCAGATATGGAGCTCGACCCAGGCCGAGAGCGGCTCGAACTTCGTCGGGTTTAAGAACGCCGAGGCCGACAGGCTGATCGAGCAGGCCAGGCAGGAGTTCGACAGACAAAAGAGGATAGAGCTTTACCGGAAGTTCTCGGAGATCGTGAACGACCAGCAGCCCTACACGTTCCTCTTCTGCAGGAAGGCCACCGTCGCCGTCGCCAAGCGCTTCGAGAACGTCACGGTCTATCCCCTGGGCGTCGACCCCATAGAATGGTACGTGCCCCAGGAGCTCCATAGATACGCAGAATAG
- a CDS encoding slipin family protein: MFSPLVIFIGIIVILILSGVKILKEYERGVVFRLGRIVAPKGPGFNWIIPIVDKMVKISLRVITMDVPPQDIITKDNVSVKVNAVVYFRVVDPVNAVIQVENYLYATSQLSQTTLRSILGQVELDQLLAERETLNIKLQEVLDKHTDPWGIKVTLVEVKYVDLPQEMQRAMARQAEAERERRAKVISAEGEYQAATKLADASDILSRNPMSLQLRYLQTLLEMSSEKNTTIVFPLPIDLIKPILKSIDKAGSD; this comes from the coding sequence ATGTTCTCACCGCTTGTAATATTCATAGGAATCATAGTTATCCTCATACTTTCGGGCGTGAAAATCCTGAAGGAATACGAGAGGGGCGTCGTATTCAGGCTCGGCAGGATAGTTGCCCCCAAAGGGCCGGGATTCAACTGGATCATCCCCATCGTGGATAAGATGGTAAAGATAAGCTTGAGGGTGATCACGATGGACGTGCCGCCGCAGGACATAATCACGAAGGACAACGTCTCGGTCAAAGTGAACGCAGTCGTCTATTTCCGCGTCGTCGACCCCGTAAACGCGGTAATACAGGTCGAGAATTACCTCTACGCGACCTCACAGCTCTCCCAGACCACTCTAAGGAGCATATTGGGACAGGTGGAGCTCGACCAGCTCCTCGCCGAGAGGGAGACCCTCAACATCAAGCTCCAGGAGGTCCTCGACAAGCACACGGACCCCTGGGGAATAAAAGTCACGCTGGTCGAGGTAAAGTACGTCGACCTGCCTCAGGAGATGCAGCGCGCCATGGCGCGCCAGGCGGAGGCCGAAAGAGAGAGGCGGGCTAAGGTAATCTCCGCCGAAGGGGAGTACCAGGCTGCGACCAAGCTCGCCGATGCATCCGATATCCTGTCCCGTAACCCGATGTCCTTACAGTTGAGATACCTCCAGACGCTTCTCGAGATGTCATCGGAAAAGAACACGACTATAGTATTCCCTCTCCCCATCGACCTCATAAAACCGATACTCAAGTCCATAGATAAAGCGGGCAGCGATTAA
- a CDS encoding nodulation protein NfeD, producing the protein MVRLIPIILSTLAFCLFTGDYAGIFRSAADAQSPPQPVSGEDASPHGVVVIEINGTINPATLDYIRTGLEESERISAEALIILIDTPGGLLTSTKEIVKLILNSPVPVVVYVSPKGASATSAGVFITLSANIAAMAPGTSIGAAHPVSLSPQQNEEPGRKEQPDEDNGKEDKTAKKKDSVGEDAEPARDIMGEKLENYASSFMESIAEERGRNVEWAVEAVRKSSSITASEALRKHVIDLIAPDLESLIKEIDGRKVKLPGGERILSTKGSAVTRIAMSAKQKFIDIVSTPDIAFLLLSLGSLGLLLEFYNPGLVFPGVAGAVCLLMGFVSFQILPFNYAGIALLLLGIALFVAEIYVTSHGVLALGGLISFALGALLLFDTPESDLRVGFDVVIASTLAFGLFFAYVIFYLIKAQKLAPRMGFEGIIGKEGIAVSEIQAAGKIYIDGEYWDAESDQPIQKGDRIKVVEVLKGFKLKVKRV; encoded by the coding sequence ATGGTCAGACTGATTCCCATTATATTATCAACACTCGCTTTTTGCCTCTTCACGGGAGACTACGCGGGAATTTTCCGCTCGGCCGCCGACGCTCAATCACCTCCTCAGCCAGTCTCAGGAGAAGACGCGTCCCCTCACGGGGTCGTCGTAATAGAGATAAACGGAACGATCAATCCAGCGACGCTCGATTACATACGCACGGGTCTTGAGGAATCGGAGAGAATCTCGGCGGAGGCGCTTATAATTCTCATCGACACGCCCGGCGGCCTCCTCACCTCGACCAAGGAAATAGTGAAGCTCATACTCAACTCCCCGGTCCCCGTTGTCGTTTACGTCTCGCCCAAGGGGGCTTCCGCGACGTCCGCAGGCGTGTTCATCACGCTCTCGGCGAACATCGCGGCCATGGCCCCCGGCACGAGCATAGGAGCCGCCCACCCGGTCTCACTTTCGCCTCAACAGAATGAAGAACCCGGCAGAAAGGAACAACCGGACGAGGATAACGGAAAAGAAGACAAAACGGCAAAAAAGAAAGACAGCGTGGGTGAGGACGCAGAGCCCGCAAGGGACATAATGGGCGAGAAGCTCGAGAACTACGCCTCGTCCTTCATGGAGAGCATTGCCGAGGAGAGGGGGAGGAACGTCGAGTGGGCGGTCGAGGCCGTAAGGAAAAGCTCCTCGATCACGGCGTCGGAGGCCCTCAGAAAACACGTGATCGACCTCATAGCGCCCGACCTCGAGAGCCTTATCAAAGAGATAGACGGCAGGAAGGTGAAGCTCCCGGGCGGAGAAAGAATACTCAGCACGAAAGGCTCCGCGGTAACGAGGATCGCCATGAGCGCGAAGCAGAAGTTCATCGACATAGTGAGCACGCCTGACATAGCGTTCCTCCTCCTGTCGCTGGGCTCGCTCGGGCTGCTGCTCGAATTCTACAACCCCGGCCTCGTATTCCCGGGCGTCGCGGGCGCTGTGTGCCTCCTCATGGGTTTCGTCTCGTTCCAGATACTGCCCTTCAACTACGCGGGCATAGCTCTTCTCCTCCTGGGCATTGCGCTCTTCGTGGCGGAGATATACGTTACGAGCCACGGTGTGCTCGCCCTGGGCGGGCTCATAAGCTTCGCTCTCGGGGCGCTTCTTCTGTTCGACACTCCGGAGTCAGATCTGAGGGTCGGCTTCGACGTCGTCATCGCCTCGACGCTCGCCTTCGGACTCTTCTTCGCTTACGTAATATTCTATTTGATAAAGGCTCAGAAGCTTGCGCCCCGTATGGGGTTCGAAGGTATCATAGGGAAGGAGGGTATCGCCGTATCCGAAATACAGGCAGCGGGTAAGATATATATCGACGGGGAATACTGGGACGCCGAAAGCGACCAGCCTATACAGAAAGGGGACAGGATAAAGGTAGTCGAAGTGCTCAAGGGGTTTAAGCTCAAGGTAAAAAGGGTATAA
- a CDS encoding tetratricopeptide repeat protein, with amino-acid sequence MATKIKYTQKELKGPDKFSSTVIAGFEYFSDHSKKIVLIVVAVIAVLVAAYILQGMRENEDDEAANMFNSAVEQFDAGNEQEALNGFLAVRKEFPDNKITKIALYYAGVINFRLGNYDESINDLNEFLNSGVDEDLLIQSALLTQGLARFEQGKWQQAVEFLSQFEKMPEGPIRDRARIHLAMSYEKLGQPQKAEAIYKDLYKRPAAMNPGVSPVNVNPSSGKGDN; translated from the coding sequence ATGGCTACGAAAATTAAATACACGCAGAAAGAGCTGAAAGGGCCGGATAAATTCAGCAGCACCGTTATCGCGGGCTTCGAATATTTCTCCGACCATTCGAAAAAGATTGTTCTGATAGTGGTTGCGGTGATCGCCGTGCTCGTCGCGGCTTACATCCTGCAGGGGATGAGGGAGAACGAGGACGACGAGGCGGCCAATATGTTCAATTCCGCCGTAGAGCAGTTCGACGCCGGGAACGAGCAGGAAGCGCTTAACGGGTTCCTCGCTGTGAGAAAAGAGTTCCCGGACAATAAAATAACGAAGATCGCTCTCTATTACGCGGGCGTCATAAATTTCAGGCTCGGGAATTACGACGAGTCCATAAACGACCTCAACGAATTTCTGAATTCGGGCGTCGACGAAGACCTGCTCATACAGTCGGCGCTGCTCACGCAGGGGCTCGCGAGGTTCGAGCAGGGGAAGTGGCAGCAGGCGGTCGAGTTCCTTTCGCAGTTCGAGAAGATGCCCGAAGGGCCTATACGCGACCGCGCCAGGATCCATCTCGCCATGTCCTACGAGAAACTGGGGCAGCCGCAGAAGGCTGAAGCGATATATAAAGACCTTTATAAAAGACCCGCGGCCATGAACCCGGGCGTGTCTCCTGTGAACGTGAACCCTTCATCGGGGAAGGGAGATAATTGA
- a CDS encoding SH3 domain-containing protein produces MKGDIDKDLAQENLKRISANFELELLRLIKTLNLISQSKELYKGQITFIQALTDKYKLRLSDFTIRLLDLERKSREPAPAADSENLFATPRESPLTPASVAGIVYEIRDYLNEISGDIEKNKNEYLQKLDSIYSVYNLQLGASQTDLDLKLRELQKEIARVAESNGSGIDEKGKTEEVTGIDYVKPSLRQPETVKPAEAETPRARNIDYIGPDEPRKETPRKAPPQAAATPKAKPEIKSTPKTASAEDDKETKIKNSYVIGAGLVILGVIVGVLFYDMLMRMWGVEEVPVSGVKTYSATEARKEPAAQAPAAVTKEEVIAPEAPGKAADAVKQNNNILPIAKPEAVIDGEKAEEAAEVKPPSLPLKTENQPETRPAEPTAGASVNYTVIGVGANVRSGPGMGNDVVTVVKEGDVFKGLGEKQGRWVKIQAPDGKEGWISAKVIRETN; encoded by the coding sequence ATGAAAGGGGATATAGATAAAGATCTCGCTCAGGAGAACCTGAAGCGGATATCTGCTAACTTTGAGCTCGAGCTCCTCCGTCTCATAAAGACTCTCAATCTTATTTCCCAGTCGAAGGAGCTCTACAAAGGACAGATTACGTTCATTCAGGCGCTCACGGACAAATACAAGCTCAGGTTAAGCGATTTCACCATCAGGCTTTTGGATCTTGAAAGGAAGTCGCGCGAGCCCGCCCCTGCCGCCGACTCCGAAAATCTGTTCGCCACCCCCAGGGAATCCCCGCTTACCCCCGCCTCGGTCGCTGGTATTGTCTACGAAATAAGGGATTACCTTAACGAGATAAGCGGCGATATCGAAAAGAACAAGAACGAGTATCTGCAGAAGCTCGATTCTATTTATTCCGTCTACAACCTCCAGCTGGGGGCCTCCCAGACCGACCTCGACCTCAAGCTCAGGGAGCTTCAGAAAGAGATAGCGCGCGTCGCCGAATCGAACGGCTCGGGCATCGACGAAAAAGGAAAGACGGAAGAAGTGACAGGGATCGACTACGTGAAGCCCTCTCTCCGGCAGCCCGAGACCGTAAAACCCGCCGAGGCCGAAACGCCCAGGGCGAGGAATATAGACTATATAGGCCCTGACGAGCCGAGAAAAGAAACACCTCGGAAAGCCCCGCCGCAGGCAGCAGCCACACCCAAGGCCAAGCCCGAGATCAAATCGACTCCCAAGACCGCTTCCGCCGAGGACGACAAAGAAACGAAGATAAAGAACTCGTACGTCATCGGCGCGGGTCTCGTGATTCTAGGCGTAATAGTGGGCGTCCTTTTCTACGACATGCTCATGAGGATGTGGGGAGTGGAAGAGGTCCCGGTCTCGGGCGTTAAGACCTATTCCGCTACGGAAGCGCGGAAAGAACCCGCGGCTCAAGCCCCCGCAGCCGTCACGAAAGAAGAGGTCATAGCCCCGGAAGCGCCCGGGAAAGCCGCAGACGCCGTCAAGCAGAACAATAATATATTACCCATCGCCAAGCCTGAAGCCGTCATCGACGGCGAAAAGGCGGAAGAAGCGGCAGAGGTTAAACCGCCTTCACTACCGCTGAAGACGGAAAATCAGCCCGAAACCCGGCCCGCGGAGCCGACGGCCGGAGCCTCCGTAAATTACACGGTCATAGGCGTAGGCGCCAACGTGAGGAGCGGCCCCGGAATGGGGAACGACGTCGTTACCGTAGTGAAAGAGGGCGACGTGTTCAAGGGGCTCGGCGAAAAACAGGGCAGGTGGGTCAAGATACAGGCCCCCGACGGAAAAGAAGGCTGGATATCCGCCAAGGTCATTAGAGAGACGAATTAA
- a CDS encoding zf-HC2 domain-containing protein, with translation MFMCKDLVDNIMGYIDNELDMKTLEELEKHASECPECRAFVDTYKRMLELTGKLKDRPFVTPEIRERLKTLLKSKIKPC, from the coding sequence ATGTTCATGTGTAAGGATTTAGTCGACAATATAATGGGTTACATAGACAACGAGCTCGACATGAAGACTCTCGAGGAGCTGGAGAAGCACGCGTCCGAGTGTCCAGAGTGCAGGGCGTTCGTGGACACGTATAAAAGGATGCTCGAGCTCACGGGGAAGCTTAAGGACAGGCCCTTCGTAACCCCCGAGATCAGGGAAAGGCTCAAGACCCTCCTTAAATCCAAGATAAAACCCTGCTGA
- a CDS encoding magnesium chelatase produces MFEKPATIGQLKASEYRVLSVREEMRKNLIDKLRRGETPFPGVIGYEDTVIPQVETAILAGHDIIFIGERGQAKSRLIRSLVNLLDEEIPVIKGGELNDDPYSPVTKYCRELVERYGDDTEIEWIGREARYSEKLATPDVSVADLIGEVDPIKVAEGRYLSDELTIHFGLIPRTNRGIFAINELPDLVEKVQVGLFNVMEEKDIQIKGYKIRLPLDICIVATANPEDYTNRGRIITPLKDRFQSQISTHYPRTREIEIVIMEQEAYVPGGEGFSLRVPRFIKEIIAEISFQARSSGDINQRSGVSVRTTIANYESIMAAAEKRGIVLGEREIAPRITDFPSIVPSTSGKIELEYLGEDSTEGAVVEKLIKRSIKTVFDSYFPTLDVLADVIKSFEHGYVEVADMMPSEDYIMGVREIKGLQGCVDSLGVSGSPAEIAAAVEFTLEGLHLNNKLNKENVRGKIIYK; encoded by the coding sequence ATGTTCGAGAAACCCGCTACGATCGGGCAGCTTAAGGCAAGCGAATACAGGGTGCTCTCGGTCAGGGAGGAGATGAGGAAGAACCTCATCGACAAGCTGAGAAGGGGCGAGACCCCGTTCCCCGGGGTGATAGGCTACGAAGACACGGTCATCCCTCAGGTCGAGACTGCGATACTCGCGGGCCACGACATTATATTCATAGGCGAGAGAGGGCAGGCGAAGTCCCGCCTCATCAGGTCACTCGTGAACCTCCTGGACGAAGAAATTCCCGTTATAAAAGGCGGCGAGCTAAACGACGACCCTTACTCGCCCGTAACGAAATACTGCCGGGAACTCGTCGAAAGGTACGGGGACGATACCGAGATAGAGTGGATAGGGAGGGAAGCGAGGTACAGCGAGAAGCTGGCCACTCCCGACGTTTCGGTCGCGGACCTGATCGGCGAAGTAGACCCCATAAAGGTCGCCGAGGGCAGGTACCTGTCTGACGAGCTCACAATACATTTCGGGCTCATACCCAGGACCAACAGGGGCATCTTCGCCATAAACGAGCTGCCTGACCTGGTCGAAAAGGTACAGGTCGGGCTATTCAACGTCATGGAAGAGAAGGACATACAGATAAAGGGGTATAAGATCAGGCTCCCTCTCGACATATGCATTGTGGCGACGGCGAACCCTGAAGACTATACGAACAGGGGAAGGATAATCACGCCTCTCAAGGACAGGTTCCAGTCCCAGATAAGCACTCATTACCCGAGGACGCGCGAGATAGAAATCGTCATAATGGAGCAGGAGGCGTATGTGCCCGGCGGAGAGGGTTTCTCTCTCAGGGTGCCGAGGTTCATAAAGGAGATCATCGCCGAGATCTCGTTTCAGGCGAGGAGCTCTGGCGATATAAACCAGCGCTCGGGAGTGAGCGTCAGGACCACCATAGCGAACTACGAGAGCATAATGGCTGCCGCGGAAAAGAGGGGCATCGTGCTCGGGGAGCGCGAGATCGCGCCCAGGATTACGGACTTCCCTTCCATAGTGCCCTCCACGAGCGGCAAGATAGAGCTCGAATACCTCGGGGAAGATTCCACGGAAGGCGCCGTCGTGGAAAAGCTCATAAAGCGCTCGATCAAGACGGTGTTCGATTCGTATTTCCCGACGCTCGACGTGTTAGCCGACGTGATAAAGAGCTTCGAGCACGGCTACGTCGAGGTCGCGGACATGATGCCGTCCGAGGACTACATAATGGGAGTGAGGGAGATAAAGGGGCTCCAGGGCTGCGTCGATTCCCTCGGGGTCTCGGGGTCGCCCGCCGAGATCGCGGCCGCCGTCGAGTTCACGCTCGAAGGGCTTCATCTCAACAACAAGCTTAATAAGGAAAACGTCCGGGGAAAGATAATATACAAATGA